One Deltaproteobacteria bacterium genomic window, CCGCACGCTTCAGGATCTTCTCGCCGGCGGTTCCCGCCATGGCCAGGCCGGATACATCTCCCTTCACATCCGCCATGAAAACAGGCACACCCAGACGGGAAAAACCCTCTGCCAGCACCATGAGCGATACGGTTTTCCCGGTTCCCGTCGCACCGGCCACAAGACCATGGCGATTGCCATACCTGGCCAGCAAATGGACAGGTCGCTCCGCCTTTCCGATCAGTATTTCGCCCATATTATGATCCCCCTCCTTCAATTTGCATGACGCGATTATGACTCCCGGCCAAAACAATTCCCCATGCACGAATGCCCGGCATGGGAATACCGGGAAAAATAAGGTAAAAGAATGAAGAAAAGCAACCGGGATGTTCCCCTGTTCATGCTGCCTCATGGAAAGATTCTCATGGCGGTCTGAAACAATATGAGTCATTCGGCGTCCATGGTTCAAACAGCCCTCCGCATGCTGAGCCTGCCTGCCGTCATGTGAGACAAATTGTCAAGTCAATATGAAGGATGGACCGTATAAGCCCGCCCAAGGGTTTCTAGCGAAACGGTTCAAGATCCCTGAAGAAACGGGCCCTGTCTTTTTCAAGCCGGTACCGTTTCAGAAAATCCGGCCCGAAAGCCGGGCGCATGGCATCCAAATCGATAAAAGAGACATCGTCCCCCGTGCAGATCATGTTGCTGTGCTTCAGATCACCATGACTTATCCCCCCTTCGGACAGCCGTTTCAACACCACCATCACCCGGTCGATTAAACGCCTTTTCCTTTCACCGGGTACGGCCGGATCATTCAAAACCACATACAACTCGGATCCCGCAACATAATCATAAATGAAGAAGGAACGCCAGAGAAGGCCTCTCCGGTATTCATCCAGATAGGCCAGCGCCGTCGGGGTCGGAACGGCCAGACGGCGCAGACGGTGGGCCGTAAACCATGAGCGTTTGGCCCGGGAACCTTGCAACGTGTGCCGAAGGGAATGCAGCAGGCCCAGATGGCGGTAGCCCTTGATCACGACATCCCGGCCTCCCAGGGTTGTGTGCGATACATGGGATTTGCTTCCGTTTTTCAGCACCTCCCCCCGGATCATGGTCTCCTCGAGGTGAACCGTAAGCCCCTCGATCCCCACCCGGTCGACGAGTTTAGGGTCAGCCAGTCCCCGCCACTTGCCGCACTTTATCATACGGAAGCGACAACCGGAACCAGCCAGGATGTCTCCGTTCCGTTCTATTGATTTTTCTTTCAATAAATTCCCCACAGATCCTGCTTTTTCTTCAAACCCGATAATACGGGGTCATTGTAATCTGAACCGGCCTCACTTCCCGCTGCGACCCCGCACATCGGGAGAGCCTCATCGACAAAACGGGCAGGAAAGCACCAAGCAACGGATTTGGTTTCATCTCGTTTTATGACTCCTTCCTGTAATCTATATTTACAGCCCCCTATAACACGGCTGCATGATTTTTTGAACCGGAAGACGCCTGGGCCGCAAGAAGACGGCCCGCTTTACTTCATTGCCTCCAACACCTCGGCAGCCGTGGAACCTCCCAACTTTTTTAAATAATCTTGACATGTATGAAGCTGTTGAATATAATATTCCCAAATCGTTATCAATACTACGATCGGAAAGGGCCTTGAAAATCAGCACGCTGCAACTATTTAATCTCCGGCATCGCTGCAATGCGAAACCGATAGGTTCCTGGGCTCCCGGATATATGAGTCCGGGCATGCCGACGGGGAATAATCACGGGGGAACGGAAGATGAGAAGGTTGCCAAGAAAACCGCCGGAGGAAAAGCCCGGCCACGTGTCCGTCATATCGGAAGATCTCAGGCTGGCCCACGAATCACTCCTCGCAATATTCGACGGTATTGACGAACCGGTTTACGTATCCGACATGGACACGCACGAGCTCCTGTTCGTCAATCGCGCAATCGAAAGTTTCTTTGGTCCGCCCTCCGGACAAAAATGCTATCAGTACATACAGCAGCGCACGGAGCCATGTCCCTTCTGCACCAATGACAAGATCCGCCGTGAGTATCAAGGGCGCTCCTACATCTGGGAGTTTCGGAACGAGAAAAACAACCACTGGTATCGCTGCATAGACAAAACAATTCCCTGGCCTGACGGACGCCTGGTCCGTTATGAGATGGCCATCGATATCACCGATCGCAAGATGGCCGAACAGGAGCGGGAAAAACTCTGGGAGGAACTGGCCCACGCCCAGAAGATGGAATCGATTGGACGGCTTGCCGGCGGCATCGCCCACGATTACAACAACATGCTGGCGGTCATTTTCGGTCACACCAATATAGCACTCGGCAGACTGAAGCCGGACAGTCCCCTATATAACGATCTCCGCATGATAAAGGAGGCCGCTGAACGATCCGCCGCCCTCACCAGACAACTGCTCATCTTCTCCCGCAAACAGAACGTTTTCCCGCAACTTCTCGACCTGAACGAAGCCGTGGAAAAGACGACACGAATGCTGTCGCGCCTCGTGGATGAGAACATCGACCTGATCTGGAAACCGGGGAAGCGGGCCGGACGGGTCAGGATAGACCCTTTGCAACTGGACCAGACACTCGTGAATCTCTTCACGAACGCCCATGACGCCGTGGGTGATACGGGCAGGATAATCATCGAGACCGGCACGGTCGAACTTGATGACACTTTTTGTGCGTCCCGTGCGGGATGTACCCCGGGGGAATACGCCATGTTCACGGTGAGCGACAACGGCTGCGGCATGGACGATAGGGTCCTCTCACAACTCTTCGAACCCTTTTTCACCACCAAGGAATCGGGCAAGGGAACGGGGATGGGGCTTTCCATCGTGTACGGCATTGTCCGTCAAAACGGGGGATTCATCGATGTTTCCAGTATACCGGGACGGGGAACCGCGTTTCATGTCTACCTGCCATGCTGTACTGAAGACATACGGGCCGAGATCTTCGCAGAAAAAACCGGGGCTCCGGCGACAGCAGGGGGGAACCTAACCATCCTGCTCGTGGATGATGAAGCCATGATCCGCGACATCGCCCACAGAATGCTCGAGCGGCTCGGTTACACAGTGATGCCCGCTTCGACCCCTGTCGAAGCGATAAGACTCGCGCGGGAATACGCCGGCACGATAGACCTTCTACTGGCCGATGTCGTTCTTCCCGGGATAAACGGCCGAGAACTGGCCGACGCCCTCCTTGCCATTCATCCCGGCATGAAAACTCTCTTCGTGTCGGGGTACAGCGCGAACATCATCCCCTATCACGGTCTGCCTGACAACCGTCTGCATTTCCTGCAGAAACCATTTTCGATGAAGGCTCTTGCCATAAAGATCAGAGAAGCCCTTGGGACCAGCGAACCCTGAATGTGACGCCATGTCCTCAAGCTGAACTGTGGGCGCGGGCGCTTTTCGCAGGGCATTGCTCATGTTGTCCGGTCATCGTCCACGAAACATGAGAACCCCCCACCAGGACAAATCCGACGGGAGAACAGACGGTCCTATACCGCCGCAACCCGCCCGGCCTCGGCCATTTTACGGGGAGAGCACGCCCTGAACCCTGTTCCAATATTTTGGACGATGCCCCCGGGCAAACGCAATCGAAAGGCAACAGACCCGCCGGAACAGCCGAGTGCAATCCGATCGGCCCCCCTGCCGTCTCCGATCAACTAGGGAAGCGAAAGAAGATAGGAACGAAGATTCATTTTTTTATGGGTCAACCCCAGCTTTTTGCGTATGTGGTTGCGGTGTAATTCCACGGCCCCGACACAAACATTCATGATATCGGCGATTTCCTTGCTCGTCTTGCCGTCTTTGACCAGGGTGGCCACCTGAATCTCCTTGGGGGTGAACCTCCGGTATTTTGCGGACATTTTCACCAGAAAAGGTGAAATGATATCGTTTAGATGGTTTTCAAGAATGGAGAGATACGCCGCCTGATCGGAGTGCAGCGCCGTATTTCTGAGTTTCTCCGTGTAGGGCAGAACCATCTCCTTGACATTGGTCAAGACCCGCTCTTCAAGCTGGTTTTTGTCTTCCTCCCGTTTTTTAAGGAGAACCGTCAGGGCCGTGTTCAGCTCCTCGAGGTTACGGGATTTCACTTCCAGTTCCTTTTCCCGTTTTTTGAGGATTTCTTCCATGCGCCTGCGTTCCTCCACCTCCTGGGCCAGTTCCGCGTTCAACCTCGTCAGGTCGGCGGTTCTCTTCCGAACGCGATTTTCCAGTTCCTGCAGGGTTTTCTGAAGGAGTTCTTCGGCCTGTTTTCGCTGTGTAATATCGTTGTTGATCTGAAGAACCGCCGTTGGGTTGCCCTCCAGATCCCTTCTCAGGGACCACCGGCTGTCAACGATGATCGAGGTATCGTTCCGCGTTTTCTGCCTCAGCTCTCCGCTCCAGAACCCCCTTTCTATCAGTTCGGCGTAGATTTCCTCGACGGGTCTGGGAAACTCGGTTTTGAGCAAATCATGGGTAATCTGCCCGATAACCTGGCTTCGGGGCCAACCGTACTTCTTTTCCGCGCCGTGGTTCCAGAAGTTGATTCGAAAGTCCATGTCGAGAACCATGATGATGTCCTGCGCCAGATCGATCAGTTCCGACTGCTCCTGAAGACGGATTTTCTGTTTCCTCAGCACGTCTTCCGTCCGCTCACCCTCAGGATACAGCACCGCCATTTCAAAGAAATGGAGGTATAGATCGCTCATGTCTTCTTCATCGGACACGGGAACGTCCGTTTTTTCGGCCT contains:
- a CDS encoding response regulator — protein: MRRLPRKPPEEKPGHVSVISEDLRLAHESLLAIFDGIDEPVYVSDMDTHELLFVNRAIESFFGPPSGQKCYQYIQQRTEPCPFCTNDKIRREYQGRSYIWEFRNEKNNHWYRCIDKTIPWPDGRLVRYEMAIDITDRKMAEQEREKLWEELAHAQKMESIGRLAGGIAHDYNNMLAVIFGHTNIALGRLKPDSPLYNDLRMIKEAAERSAALTRQLLIFSRKQNVFPQLLDLNEAVEKTTRMLSRLVDENIDLIWKPGKRAGRVRIDPLQLDQTLVNLFTNAHDAVGDTGRIIIETGTVELDDTFCASRAGCTPGEYAMFTVSDNGCGMDDRVLSQLFEPFFTTKESGKGTGMGLSIVYGIVRQNGGFIDVSSIPGRGTAFHVYLPCCTEDIRAEIFAEKTGAPATAGGNLTILLVDDEAMIRDIAHRMLERLGYTVMPASTPVEAIRLAREYAGTIDLLLADVVLPGINGRELADALLAIHPGMKTLFVSGYSANIIPYHGLPDNRLHFLQKPFSMKALAIKIREALGTSEP
- a CDS encoding PAS domain S-box protein; this translates as MKNDEAEKTDVPVSDEEDMSDLYLHFFEMAVLYPEGERTEDVLRKQKIRLQEQSELIDLAQDIIMVLDMDFRINFWNHGAEKKYGWPRSQVIGQITHDLLKTEFPRPVEEIYAELIERGFWSGELRQKTRNDTSIIVDSRWSLRRDLEGNPTAVLQINNDITQRKQAEELLQKTLQELENRVRKRTADLTRLNAELAQEVEERRRMEEILKKREKELEVKSRNLEELNTALTVLLKKREEDKNQLEERVLTNVKEMVLPYTEKLRNTALHSDQAAYLSILENHLNDIISPFLVKMSAKYRRFTPKEIQVATLVKDGKTSKEIADIMNVCVGAVELHRNHIRKKLGLTHKKMNLRSYLLSLP